The DNA segment GGACGGCGCCGTCATCGCGAACTCCGGGCACTTCGACGTCGAGGTGGACAAGGACGCGCTCCGGGCGATGGCGGAACGGGTCGTCTCGCCGCGGCCGGGTGTCGAGACCTTCGTCGTCGGCGGCAGGCGCCTGAACCTGCTGGGCGACGGACGGCTGGTCAACCTCGCCTGCGCCGAGGGGCACCCCGCCACCGTGATGGACATGAGCTTCGCGAACCAGGCGCTCTGCTGCGAGTACCTCGCGACGCTCAAGCGCCGTCTGACGCCGGGGGTCTACGAGGTGCCCGAGGAGATCGACGGCGCGGTGGCAAAGCTCAAGCTGGCCGCCATGGGCATCTCGATCGACGCGCTCACGCCGGAGCAGGCGGAGTACCTCGCGTCCTGGAGGATCGGGACGTAGGGACGCCGGACGGGCGGGGGCGCTACTTCGGGGTCTTGACGAGGATCGCCACGCCGATGCCCGCGAAGAGGATGTTGGCCAGCCACGCGCCGAGAGCGGGGGGAAGCATCCCCTCGCGGCCGAGGACGTTGCCCACCTGAAGAACTCCGTAGTACACGAACGAGATGGCCAGCGCGGCTGCGAAGGCCAGCGCGAAGCCTCCGCGGCGGGCGCCCGCGGCCATGGGGGCGCCCAGAAGCGTCATGATGAGCGTGACGAAAGGGAACGAGAGCTTGAGAGCGAGCTGCACCGGGAGGTCGCCGGGGTGCACTCCGCTGACCCGGAGCCTCTCGATGTGCGCCTTGAGATCCGCGTAGCCAAGCTCTTCCGGCTTGAGTTGCCTCGTCGAGAGGTCGCGCGGCGCCGGGCCGTCCGCGGGGAGAACGAGCGCCCCGAACACCGCCGTCGACTCCGCCTCGGCGCTGAAGCGCCTGAGCCGGACGTCGCGGAGGACCCAGCGCCCGTCCTCCCACGTGCCGGAGGCTGCGTCGAAGCGCGCGCACGGGCGGAGGTCCGTGTCGAACTGCTGGACCGTCACCTCTTCGAGCAGTCCCCTCCTCAGGTCGAACCGCTTCGCGAGCAGCGTCGAGCCGTCGGGCCACATGTAGATCACGTCCGATCGGAAGGCGCTCGACGGGCGCTTCCTGATGTGGTTCTCGTGGATCTCGATCCGCTGTCTCGTCGCGATGGGCACGACCGTCTCGGCCACCAACAGGCTGAGCGCTGAGAGCGTCGCGGCGAGCACGACCACGGGAAGGAAGGCCCGGTAGAGCGACAGGCCGGAGCCCTTCATTGCCGTGAGCTCGTTGGAGCGCGTGAGCGCCCCGAACGCGAGGAGCGTCGCGAGCAGCATGGCGACGGGCGCCGTGAGGACCATGATGTAGGGCGCGAAGTAGACGTAGTAGAGAAGAACCACCGTCGGCGGCGTGTTGTTGTCTATGAACGTGTGTGCGTGGTCGAAGAGGTCCACGAGGACGAAGATGCCGACGAACGCGGCGAACACGAGCGCCAGCGGCACGAGGGTGCGGCGCAGGATGTAGCCGTCGAGCGTGGTCATGCGGCGCTCCCGGCGCCGCGGCGGGCCCCCGTGGGAACTCTGAGGACGAAGTCGAGGACGTTGCCGACCAGGCGGATCCTCCACTCCAGCACCGTGAAGAGCGTCAGGAACACGCCGAGCCCGCCGAAGAGCACGTTCGGCGCCCACATGGCCCAGAAGGGGCTCACGAGCCCCCGATCGCCCAACTGCTCGCCTCCGATGAGGAACAGGTAGTAGATGAGGAAGAAGAGGATGCCGATGCCTGCGCCGATGCCGACGCCGCCGCGTCGCGCGCGGATGCCGATGGGGGCGCCGAGAAGCACGAACACGATGCACGCGACGGGGACGGACAGCTTCTTGTGACACTCCACCTCGAGCTTGCGCGCCTTGCCCATTTCGCTCTGCACGGCCCTGAGCGCCGCCTGGGCGGCACGCGTGGCCTGCGCGCGCTGTCGCTCGATGTCCACGCGCGCCCGCTGCGTGCCTCCCGCGTCGGCCGCATCGAGAAGCGAGCCGACGTACGTCTCCAGTGAGAAGACGGCTCGCGTGCGCGCCGCATCGAGGTCCTTCTGGTGCGTCACGATCCTCTCGCGCAGCTCGGCGAGAGAGAGCTCTCGATCTCCGCGGCGGGCCTCTTCGCCTCTGACGAGTTCGGCGCTGGCGCCCTCCACGTTGATCACGTGCTTCGCGAATACCAGTCGGTTGTACCTCGTCGGATCCTCGCGATCGACGTTGTGGATCTCGCCGTCCCACAGCTCCAGAGTCAGCACGTCGCTGTCCGCGGAGGAAACAACGCGCCCGCGGGCGGCGACGATGATCTGTACGGGTTCTCCGCCCTCGAGCCTGTACATCCTGGCGCGGAAGATCTCGGAGGTTCGTGGATCGGCCCTGTCGACGATGATCGTGTAGCCCGCCGGAAGCTCCGTCAGCACGCCCGGCTGGATGGTGGCCAGCGGCCGCATCCGGTGGATGCTCACGAGGAGCGACTTGAGCCTGTGATTGGCCTCAGGAAGCGCGTGGTTCCCGAAGTGGAAGAGCCCCACGGCGACCAGCGTCGCGGCAACGAGCACGGGCGTCATGAGCGTCAGGACGTGCACGCCGCTGGCCTTGGCGGCCGTGATCTCGTTGTCCTGCGCCAGGCGACCGAAGGTGGTCAGGACGGCGACCATGACGGCCATGGGCACGGCGAGGACGGTCATCCAGGCGAGGGAGAGCCCGAAGGCCTCGAGGACGGCCGGCCCCGGCACGCCCCTTCCGATGAAGAGCTGAAGGTAGTCCACGATGAAGTCCATGGAGAGAACGAAGTAGAAGATGGCAAGCCCCGCGGCGGCGGGGGCGATGTGCGAGCGCAGCACGTATCGCGTGAGAATGGTCACGTCGCAGGCCCTGCCTGGAACAAGGGTGGAGTCGCTCGCGACCGCAGTGGAGCATCGGGCGCCGCAGATCGCTCTCCGCGTGACCCCGCCGACGCGCCCGGCGACCACAACTTCTACCACTCGGCCGCGACGACCGCAACAGGCTCGTCGGCGCTCGTCTTGACACACGCCGGATGCCCTGATAGAGTGCACCGTCGCGCGCGCGCGAGCGGACGGCGCGCCCACCTGTGCGGGTCGGGCGAGCCCGACGGTACGGGTCCACGCGGCCGTCGTGTGGCGCGGCGGCGCGAAACCGATCGTTCCTGCCACTCCGGCCGCGGTCCTCTTCATGGCCCGCCGGGTCCTCCTGGGTGCCCACGGAGACGGAGCAGACACATGGGACTCAGGCGCGCCGTGACGCTGGTGCTGCTCGCGCTGTCGGCCGCCCTTGCGCCGCCGCGCGTGACGGCGCACGGCGAGGCCGCTGATCCGGAGCTCCCGGCAGCCCAGACGGCTGCGGTGGATAGCCTCTTCCTCCTGCCTCAAGAGCTTGACCAGGGTCCCTTCCTTCCAGCGGCTCCGGACACGGTGAGCGAGGCGCCTGCCGAGCCGGTGGAGACCTCCGTCCGGCCCGAGATGCGGCCCTGGGCGGGCAGGGGAGTCCCCGTCAAGGTGCCTTTCCAGTTCTTCAGACCGTGGTCGGTGGGACCGGCTTCGATCCGACGAGGGCTTTCCCCCGGCTGGACGGCGCTTCCCTCGGCGGCCCCTTCGGGCGCTCCGTTCGAGCGGCGCCTCGCCGTTGACCTCGCAGGGCGCGCGGCCATCGTCACCCGCGCCGGAACCGCCGCGTCGTTCACGAGCTACGCGGCGCCGCTGCCGGAGTACGAGAGGGCGATCCGCGGCGTGAGCGCGCGGGACGCGTGGGGGTCCACGGTCACCCGGAAGCTCAAGGAGCAGTCCGCCAGGTCGTCGCGCGGCCTTCTCGACATCGACATCCCCATGCCGTTGCCCGAGCCCATCGTTCGCGCGATCGGCGCGGGCGCCAATCTCAAGGTCCGCGGAAGCGAACGCATCACGTTCGGCGGCAGGACGAGCTACCTCGTTGACGCGCTCGACCAGGAGTCGGGGCCTCCCTCGAAGTGGCCGCAGCTCGACATGCAGCAGCAGCTCACCGTGAACCTCGAAGGCACCATCGGAGACAAGATCCACGTCTACGTTGACCACAGGAGCGGTGGGACGTCCTACGGCACGGGCAAGGCGAACCAGATCCGCGTGCGGTACGAGGGCGAGGAGGACGAGGTCCTTCAGACGATCGAGCTCGGGGAGGTGAACCTCTCCCTGCCCGGCGCCGAGTTCGTGAGCTACAGCGGGTCCCAGGAGGGTCTCTTCGGAGCGAAGATGACCGCGAAGCTGGGCAAGCTCGACGTCGTGGGCATTGCGAGCAAGGCGGAGGGCAAGTCCGCCGGCGCCAGCTTCGCGGGGACCTCCGAGGCCGACTCGCTGACGATCAAGGACATCGCCTACAAGGCCAGAACGTACTACGCCATCGACTCCGACGTGCTCAAGTACGCGAACGTGGGTCTGCGCAGCGTCCGCGTCTACGTGGACGACCGCAACGGCGCCAACGACCTGACCACCGGCGCGTCGCCGGGCCGCGCCTATCTGACGGCGCCGGCAGGCTCCGTCCCGCCGCCGACCGGACCGAGCCAGCGAGGCATGTTCGACGAGCTCGTCGAGCTGCAGGACTACCTCGTGGACTACGGAAGCGGCATCCTCGAGTTCCTGAGCCCGGTCAACGCGAACCACGTGCTCGCCGTGTCGTACGTCAGGCTGGACGGAGGCGCCGTCGGGGGACACGACGGCGACACGCTCAGGATCAAGCTCATCAAGAAGGACGACCGCGTCGCCGGCACGCCGTGGGAGCCGGTGAGGCTCCACGAGCTCAAGAACGTCTACGACCTGGGCGCGACCAACATCCCCGAGGACGGGTTCGCGCTCGAGATCCGGAAGCGCACGCCGTCGGGGGAGATCCTCGACAACCAGGACGGCGTTCCGTACGTGCGGATCCTGGGGCTCGACACGCACGGCCCGGGCGGAGGCGGCGACCCCGACGGCGTCGTTGACCGCGAGTGGATCGACTTCGAGAAAGGGCATCTCTTCTTCCCCCACTTCACACCCTTCTGTCCCGAGTATGACGCGACGGACTTCTACTACGCTCCGGGCGGCGGGCCGGATCCCATCTACACGGCGGACGAACTCGACCCGAAGAACTGCGCCGTCTACTCGCGGGAGGTCTTCCTGCCGGGCGACGACGTCTACTTCCTCGTCGTGAAGTACGACCGCCCGCGCACGACCTTCTACCTCGGGCAGATGAACATCATCGAGAACAGCGAGGTGGTCAGGCTCAACGGCGTGGCGCTCACCCGCGGCGTCGACTACACCATCTACTACCCGGCGGGCCAGCTCACGCTGCTATCCGAGGAGGCGAAGCAACCCGACGCGAGGGTCACGGTCGACTTCGACTACCAGCCGTTCGGGATCGGCGGAGAGAAGACCCTGCTGGGCGTGCGCGGCTTGTACAACTGGAGCGAGAACGTCAAGCTGGGCACGACGTGGATGTACCAGAGCAAGGGTGCGCCCGAGGACCGGCCGCGGCTGGGCGAGGAGCCGTCGAGGACGGTGCTCGGAGACGTCAACCTGACGGCGACGTTCGCGCCCGGCGTCCTCACGCGGATCGCGGACGCCGTCCCGCTCGTGAGCACGGACGCGCCGTCGAAGGTGACGGTCTCGGCCGAGGCCGCCGTGTGCGTGCCGGACCCCAACACCAAGGGGTTCGTCACGATCGACGACATGGAGGGCGTGAAGAACGTCAACATGCTCGGCGTGACCAGGCGGCTGTGGACGTGGGCGAGCGTTCCCGCCGCGACCGGCGTCGCCGCCGAAGACCGCATGCGCATCAGCTGGTACAACCCCGACCGCAAGGTGCGCGAGGGAGACCTGCACCCGGAGCTCACGGGACAGGAGGCCAACGACATCCGCACGGTCCTCGAGATCGACTACGACGCCGCGGCCCCGTCGTCCTCGTGGGCCGGCCTCATGCGCCTTCTCTCCAAGACGGGGATGGACTACTCGCGCGACGAGTTCATCGAGGTGTGGGTGCACGACAACGGGTACCGCGAGGGGAAGCTCCTCATCGACCTGGGGACGGTGAGCGAGGACTTCTATCCGCTCCTCGCGCCGAACGGCACTCTGGACTCGGAGGACGTGGACCAGAACGGCTTCGACGCGAGCGAGGACACGGGGCTCGACCGCGTCGTCGGCGTGGACGGGCAGAACGTGCCCGGGGACGACGGCGATGACGACTACGAGTACACGTACGGAACCAGCGACTACTCGAAGATCAACGGGACGGAGCGGAACGAGCGGCTGGACACCGAGGACCTGAACGGGAACTGGTACCTGGACACCGAGAGCAGGTACTGGGAGATCGAGATCGACCTGTCGGATCCCACGTACGTAGTGCAGGACAACGGCGACCTCGTGAGCGGCAACCACTGGCGGCTCTACCGGGTGCCGCTGGACAGGGCCGTCCCGGTGAACGGGATGGCCGACTGGGTTGCGGTGAAGTCGGCGCGCGTGTGGCTCACCGGGCTCAGGCAGGGCGGCCTCCCGCTCATGATCGGTTCCATGGACATCGTGGGAAGCCAGTGGGAGGCCGACGGCATCCGGGACTCGACGGGTGCGGTCGTTCCCGAAGCCCAGATGGGGAACATGAGCTTCCGGGTCACCGCGAAGAACACCAAGGAGAACGCGGACTACTACCCGCCGTTCGCCGTCGAGATCAACGAGGAGACCGGGATCCCCGAGCGCGAGCAGTCGCTCGTTCTCCTCTACGAGAACATCGAGTCCGGCTTCAGCGGCGCCGCGCGGAAGGTGTACTACTCCGACGATGACTACACGGGGTACGAGTCCCTTGAGCTGTTCGTCCACGGGAGCGCGGGGATCGACCCGGGATCGGTGTTCTTCGTCCGCATCGGCGCCGACACGGTCAACTACTACGAGTACAGCTTCGAGGTGAGCCCGGGGTGGCGGCAGCGGTTCGGCTCGCTCTCGAACAGCCTGATCGTGCCGCTGACCTCCTTCAGCGATCTCAAGCTCCCTCCGTTCGACACGGCGGACGCGGCTGAGGTCCTTGGAGACACGACCTCGGTGAAGCGCGAGACGTTCAGGCGGGTGGGGTGGCCGTCGCTGTCCAGGGTGCGCAGGCTCATGGTGGGGGTGCGGAACGCGTGGGCCGACTCGCTGAGCAGGGACGTGTCGGGCGAGATCTGGGTGGACGACATCAGGCTCACGAACGTCCGCAAGGAGATCGGCTTCGCGGAGCGCGCGACGGTCAACGTGAGGATGGCGGATCTCGCCGAGCTCAACGTCGACGCCCGCTTCGTGGATCGCGACTTCCATTCGATCAAGCAGACGAGGGGGAGCGGGCAGGACAACGCGAGCTACAACGTCACCGGTACGGTGAACGCGGACCGCTTCGTGAGCGCACTCGGCATCGCGGTGCCGGTCAACGTCGTGTGGAGGCGTTCGGTGTCCCGTCCGCGCTTCTCGACCGGGTCCGACATCGTGTTGGGCGCGGAGGACAGCGACCGCGAGCGCACGGAGAGCGCGGAGCGCAGCGTCGCCGTGTCCTTCTCCAGGAAGCGGCAGTCGCCGGACTTCTGGACTCATCTCCTCATGGACGGTCTGTCGCTCCGTGCCTCGGCGGCCGCCACCGAGCGCCGGGCTCCGACGCGGATCGACACGACGGGGGCACTTCGCGGACGGTTGGCCTACCGGTACTCGCCTGAGCGGACGGGGATGACGCTCTATCGGAGCACGAAGCTCTTCCTCAAGCCCACGAGCTTCCGCTTCGGCGTCGAGTCGCAGGTGTCCAGGAGTCTGAGCTATGACGTCACGCGCTCGGGGTCGCAGACGCTCAGAGCCGACACGCACGACAAGAAGCTCGACGCGGACGCGGGCGTTGACTTCCAGCTGCTCGACAACCTCTCCACGTCGCATTCCGTGACCGCGCGGCGCGATCTTGCCCTGCAGAGCCGGCCGTGGGCGGGCGTGAACATCGGGACGGAGACGCAGCGGCAGTACAGCAACAGCCTGAGCTTCAACCCGAAGTTCGGCGCCTGGCTTTCACCTCAATACAGCTTCAGCTCCACGTACACCGACAACCACGGACCGGAGGTCCAGCGCGCGGGAGACCCGTGGGGGGTCCACGACCTGCGCGCGCAGACGACCCAGCAGATCTCGGCCAGCTTCGACCTGAAGAAGATCTTCGGCGTCGGCGCGCCTCACCCGCCCCGCCCGGAGCCGGGAAGGGAGGCGGCCGGCCGCGGGGAGCGGGGCGGCCCTCCGAGGCCCGAAGGCGAGGAGCGACCGGACGAGGAGACCCCTCCGGAAGAGCCGGCTCCGGAGCAGCCGACTCCTGAGCAGAGGCAGGAAGAGGAAGCGGGGCCCGATCTGCGGAGACTCCTCGACCCCGTGCTGGCGTTCGTGCGCAACATGGACGCCATCGAGGGCAGGCACACGGTGCGGTGGAGCTCGCGATTCGACCGCGTGCCGCCGGACCGAGTGCCCGGGTGGCAGTATCGCCTGGGCCTCTTGCCCGGCGAGGGAGCGGATGACCGCACCGAGGAGCGGTCTCTCGACCTGGGGACCGGGGCGAAGCTCACGCAGGACATCCGTCTCAAGGCCGACTACAAGCGTTCCGTGACCGGGCGATGGTACAGGAACACCGTTGCCGACTCGGTGAACCTCCTGTCGGCGACCGAGGGTGTGACCCAGACCCGCAAGGCGACGCTGTCGTGGGGGGGCATCGAGAGGATCGGTCCGCTCAAGACGGTGTTCACGACCGTTCGCGCGCGCAGCGGCGTCGAGTTCAAGTCATCGTACTCGGGGCCCGAAAACGAGCCGACGACGAGAGGCGATGGGCTCGCCCTTGCGCCGCTCGTCTCGATCGAGACCACGTTCAAGAACGGGCTTTCGGGGAACCTGTCGTGGGAGCGCAGGCGCTCGAGGAACTACAGCCTGCGCGGAGTCGGGTCCGTCACCGAGGACGAGGCGAGCTCCACAAGCCTCGCCCTCAAGTACCGGTTCTCCGCGCCGCAGGGTCT comes from the Candidatus Effluviviaceae Genus I sp. genome and includes:
- the lptG gene encoding LPS export ABC transporter permease LptG; the protein is MTTLDGYILRRTLVPLALVFAAFVGIFVLVDLFDHAHTFIDNNTPPTVVLLYYVYFAPYIMVLTAPVAMLLATLLAFGALTRSNELTAMKGSGLSLYRAFLPVVVLAATLSALSLLVAETVVPIATRQRIEIHENHIRKRPSSAFRSDVIYMWPDGSTLLAKRFDLRRGLLEEVTVQQFDTDLRPCARFDAASGTWEDGRWVLRDVRLRRFSAEAESTAVFGALVLPADGPAPRDLSTRQLKPEELGYADLKAHIERLRVSGVHPGDLPVQLALKLSFPFVTLIMTLLGAPMAAGARRGGFALAFAAALAISFVYYGVLQVGNVLGREGMLPPALGAWLANILFAGIGVAILVKTPK
- a CDS encoding LptF/LptG family permease, with protein sequence MTILTRYVLRSHIAPAAAGLAIFYFVLSMDFIVDYLQLFIGRGVPGPAVLEAFGLSLAWMTVLAVPMAVMVAVLTTFGRLAQDNEITAAKASGVHVLTLMTPVLVAATLVAVGLFHFGNHALPEANHRLKSLLVSIHRMRPLATIQPGVLTELPAGYTIIVDRADPRTSEIFRARMYRLEGGEPVQIIVAARGRVVSSADSDVLTLELWDGEIHNVDREDPTRYNRLVFAKHVINVEGASAELVRGEEARRGDRELSLAELRERIVTHQKDLDAARTRAVFSLETYVGSLLDAADAGGTQRARVDIERQRAQATRAAQAALRAVQSEMGKARKLEVECHKKLSVPVACIVFVLLGAPIGIRARRGGVGIGAGIGILFFLIYYLFLIGGEQLGDRGLVSPFWAMWAPNVLFGGLGVFLTLFTVLEWRIRLVGNVLDFVLRVPTGARRGAGSAA
- the sprA gene encoding cell surface protein SprA; translated protein: MGLRRAVTLVLLALSAALAPPRVTAHGEAADPELPAAQTAAVDSLFLLPQELDQGPFLPAAPDTVSEAPAEPVETSVRPEMRPWAGRGVPVKVPFQFFRPWSVGPASIRRGLSPGWTALPSAAPSGAPFERRLAVDLAGRAAIVTRAGTAASFTSYAAPLPEYERAIRGVSARDAWGSTVTRKLKEQSARSSRGLLDIDIPMPLPEPIVRAIGAGANLKVRGSERITFGGRTSYLVDALDQESGPPSKWPQLDMQQQLTVNLEGTIGDKIHVYVDHRSGGTSYGTGKANQIRVRYEGEEDEVLQTIELGEVNLSLPGAEFVSYSGSQEGLFGAKMTAKLGKLDVVGIASKAEGKSAGASFAGTSEADSLTIKDIAYKARTYYAIDSDVLKYANVGLRSVRVYVDDRNGANDLTTGASPGRAYLTAPAGSVPPPTGPSQRGMFDELVELQDYLVDYGSGILEFLSPVNANHVLAVSYVRLDGGAVGGHDGDTLRIKLIKKDDRVAGTPWEPVRLHELKNVYDLGATNIPEDGFALEIRKRTPSGEILDNQDGVPYVRILGLDTHGPGGGGDPDGVVDREWIDFEKGHLFFPHFTPFCPEYDATDFYYAPGGGPDPIYTADELDPKNCAVYSREVFLPGDDVYFLVVKYDRPRTTFYLGQMNIIENSEVVRLNGVALTRGVDYTIYYPAGQLTLLSEEAKQPDARVTVDFDYQPFGIGGEKTLLGVRGLYNWSENVKLGTTWMYQSKGAPEDRPRLGEEPSRTVLGDVNLTATFAPGVLTRIADAVPLVSTDAPSKVTVSAEAAVCVPDPNTKGFVTIDDMEGVKNVNMLGVTRRLWTWASVPAATGVAAEDRMRISWYNPDRKVREGDLHPELTGQEANDIRTVLEIDYDAAAPSSSWAGLMRLLSKTGMDYSRDEFIEVWVHDNGYREGKLLIDLGTVSEDFYPLLAPNGTLDSEDVDQNGFDASEDTGLDRVVGVDGQNVPGDDGDDDYEYTYGTSDYSKINGTERNERLDTEDLNGNWYLDTESRYWEIEIDLSDPTYVVQDNGDLVSGNHWRLYRVPLDRAVPVNGMADWVAVKSARVWLTGLRQGGLPLMIGSMDIVGSQWEADGIRDSTGAVVPEAQMGNMSFRVTAKNTKENADYYPPFAVEINEETGIPEREQSLVLLYENIESGFSGAARKVYYSDDDYTGYESLELFVHGSAGIDPGSVFFVRIGADTVNYYEYSFEVSPGWRQRFGSLSNSLIVPLTSFSDLKLPPFDTADAAEVLGDTTSVKRETFRRVGWPSLSRVRRLMVGVRNAWADSLSRDVSGEIWVDDIRLTNVRKEIGFAERATVNVRMADLAELNVDARFVDRDFHSIKQTRGSGQDNASYNVTGTVNADRFVSALGIAVPVNVVWRRSVSRPRFSTGSDIVLGAEDSDRERTESAERSVAVSFSRKRQSPDFWTHLLMDGLSLRASAAATERRAPTRIDTTGALRGRLAYRYSPERTGMTLYRSTKLFLKPTSFRFGVESQVSRSLSYDVTRSGSQTLRADTHDKKLDADAGVDFQLLDNLSTSHSVTARRDLALQSRPWAGVNIGTETQRQYSNSLSFNPKFGAWLSPQYSFSSTYTDNHGPEVQRAGDPWGVHDLRAQTTQQISASFDLKKIFGVGAPHPPRPEPGREAAGRGERGGPPRPEGEERPDEETPPEEPAPEQPTPEQRQEEEAGPDLRRLLDPVLAFVRNMDAIEGRHTVRWSSRFDRVPPDRVPGWQYRLGLLPGEGADDRTEERSLDLGTGAKLTQDIRLKADYKRSVTGRWYRNTVADSVNLLSATEGVTQTRKATLSWGGIERIGPLKTVFTTVRARSGVEFKSSYSGPENEPTTRGDGLALAPLVSIETTFKNGLSGNLSWERRRSRNYSLRGVGSVTEDEASSTSLALKYRFSAPQGLRLPFFGEKLKFQSNLDCSLTLKTSARVSRTAMDEAGLVLAAPTSSVKDFSIAGDATYSFSRSVSGGLQITFSQSRDEKRDQTRRTIGVHLTAEFKF